In one window of Juglans regia cultivar Chandler chromosome 3, Walnut 2.0, whole genome shotgun sequence DNA:
- the LOC108999344 gene encoding alpha-L-arabinofuranosidase 1-like isoform X2, which produces MGSCKVPYMSVLLLCFFIGSFFVPQCLSIGDNANQRAILLVNASEALGRPIPETLFGIFFEEINHAGAGGLWAELVSNRGFEAGGPNIPSNIDPWSIIGDEDSSLTVSTDRSSCFELNKVALRMEVLCDTTGTNKCPAGGVGIYNPGFWGMNIVKGKKYKVVLYVRSSGAIDLFVSLTSSNGLETLATCEILASASQVSNWTKMEVLLEANATNPNSRLQLTTTRKGVIWFDQVSAMPVDTYKGHRFRSELAEMLADLKPKFIRFPGGSFVVGDWLRNAFRWKATIGPWEERPGHFGDVWMYWTDDGLGYFEFLQLTEDLGALPVWVFNIGISRNDQVSTSNVKPFVQEALDSIEFARGGPNSTWGSMRAAMGHTEPFDLRHIALGNEDCWKTNYRGNYLKFHNAIKKAYPDIKIITNCDRFSQKLDHPADLYDYHVYPLSAKDMFSMAHWFDLTSRDGPKAFISEYAVTGKDAGKGTFLAALAEAAFLIGIEQNSDVVSMASYAPLFVNDNDRWWNADAIVFNSSQLYGTPSYWVQHFFRESSSATLLHSTLQKNTSTSLIASAIMWENSDDSKSYLRIKIVNFGNDTVNLKISVDGLEPNSTIQLSGSTKTILTSGNLMDENSFNEPNKVKPKQSPLENAGKDMEVILLPYSVTSFDLLKGSSNIRTARNDSFSRSPF; this is translated from the exons ATGGGTTCTTGCAAGGTTCCTTACATGAGTGTTCTTCTGCTTTGCTTTTTCATTGGGAGTTTTTTTGTGCCTCAATGTCTTTCTATTGGAGATAATGCCAACCAAAGAGCAATTCTTCTTGTTAATGCTTCTGAAGCATTGGGACGGCCAATACCCGAAACActttttggaatattttttgag GAGATTAACCATGCCGGTGCTGGAGGGTTGTGGGCAGAGCTTGTGAGCAACAGAG GTTTTGAAGCTGGGGGACCTAATATCCCCTCAAACATAGACCCTTGGTCTATTATAGGGGATGAGGACTCATCCCTTACAGTGTCCACTGACCGCTCATCATGTTTTGAGCTCAATAAGGTTGCACTCCGAATGGAGGTACTATGTGACACAACAGGTACCAATAAATGTCCTGCTGGGGGCGTTGGTATTTATAACCCGGGCTTCTGGGGCATG aatattgtgaaaggaaagaaatacAAAGTGGTTCTGTATGTTCGTTCGTCAGGAGCAATTGATCTATTCGTGTCATTGACGAGCTCAAATGGCTTGGAGACACTGGCAACTTGTGAAATATT AGCTTCTGCTTCTCAAGTCTCAAACTGGACAAAGATGGAGGTCCTGCTGGAAGCCAACGCCACAAACCCTAATTCAAGACTTCAATTGACTACAACCAGAAAAGGAGTTATTTGGTTTGACCAAGTGTCAGCTATGCCAGTGGATACATATAAG GGACATCGTTTCCGAAGTGAGCTTGCTGAAATGTTGGCAGATCTAAAACCAAAATTTATCAGATTTCCAG GTGGCTCCTTTGTTGTAGGTGATTGGTTAAGAAATGCATTTCGTTGGAAAGCAACCATTGGACCCTGGGAGGAGAGACCAGGGCACTTTGGTGATGTTTGGATGTACTGGACGGATGATGGCCTTGGTTACTTTGAGTTTCTCCAA CTAACCGAGGACCTAGGCGCATTGCCAGTATGGGTGTTCAATATTG GTATCAGTCGTAATGATCAAGTTAGTACTTCCAATGTCAAGCCTTTTGTGCAA GAAGCCCTCGATAGTATTGAGTTTGCTAGAGGCGGTCCTAATTCTACATGGGGTTCTATGCGAGCTGCAATGGGACATACAGAACCTTTTGACTTGAGACATATAGCTCTTGGGAATGAGGATTGCTGGAAAACGAATTATCGAG GAAATTACCTCAAGTTCCATAATGCCATAAAGAAGGCTTATCCAGACATCAAAATTATCACAAATTGTGACAGGTTTTCTCAAAAGTTGGATCACCCTGCAGATTTGTATGATTATCAT GTTTATCCATTATCTGCCAAGGACATGTTTTCGATGGCTCATTGGTTTGATCTTACATCACGTGACGGTCCAAAG GCTTTTATAAGTGAGTATGCTGTAACTGGGAAAGATGCTGGCAAAGGAACTTTTTTAGCAGCACTGGCTGAGGCTGCATTCCTTATTGGGATTGAACAGAACAG TGATGTAGTTAGCATGGCAAGCTATGCACCACTTTTTGTGAATGACAATGACAGATG GTGGAATGCAGATGCAATTGTCTTTAACTCTTCACAGCTATATGGAACACCAAGCTACTGGGTGCAACACTTCTTCAGGGAGTCGAGTTCAGCAACTCTTCTTCATTCaacactccaaaaaaatacatccaCTTCCCTTATTGCATCTGCAATTATGTGGGAAAACTCAGATGATAGCAAGAGTTACCTAAGAATAAAG attgTGAACTTTGGGAATGACACAGTTAATCTCAAGATAAGTGTGGACGGATTGGAGCCCAACTCCACAATACAGTTATCCGGGTCGACAAAGACCATACTCACCTCTGGTAATCTGATGGATGAGAATTCCTTCAACGAGCCAAATAAG GTCAAACCGAAACAGAGTCCGCTTGAAAATGCTGGCAAGGACATGGAAGTGATACTCCTTCCGTATTCTGTCACTTCATTTGATCTGTTGAAAGGATCTAGCAACATCAGAACTGCAAGAAACGATTCTTTCTCTAGATCacctttttaa
- the LOC108999344 gene encoding alpha-L-arabinofuranosidase 1-like isoform X1, translating to MGSCKVPYMSVLLLCFFIGSFFVPQCLSIGDNANQRAILLVNASEALGRPIPETLFGIFFEEINHAGAGGLWAELVSNRGFEAGGPNIPSNIDPWSIIGDEDSSLTVSTDRSSCFELNKVALRMEVLCDTTGTNKCPAGGVGIYNPGFWGMNIVKGKKYKVVLYVRSSGAIDLFVSLTSSNGLETLATCEILASASQVSNWTKMEVLLEANATNPNSRLQLTTTRKGVIWFDQVSAMPVDTYKGHRFRSELAEMLADLKPKFIRFPGGSFVVGDWLRNAFRWKATIGPWEERPGHFGDVWMYWTDDGLGYFEFLQLTEDLGALPVWVFNIGISRNDQVSTSNVKPFVQEALDSIEFARGGPNSTWGSMRAAMGHTEPFDLRHIALGNEDCWKTNYRGNYLKFHNAIKKAYPDIKIITNCDRFSQKLDHPADLYDYHVYPLSAKDMFSMAHWFDLTSRDGPKAFISEYAVTGKDAGKGTFLAALAEAAFLIGIEQNRKVGIQKAHRHNQIGVLGEEPLF from the exons ATGGGTTCTTGCAAGGTTCCTTACATGAGTGTTCTTCTGCTTTGCTTTTTCATTGGGAGTTTTTTTGTGCCTCAATGTCTTTCTATTGGAGATAATGCCAACCAAAGAGCAATTCTTCTTGTTAATGCTTCTGAAGCATTGGGACGGCCAATACCCGAAACActttttggaatattttttgag GAGATTAACCATGCCGGTGCTGGAGGGTTGTGGGCAGAGCTTGTGAGCAACAGAG GTTTTGAAGCTGGGGGACCTAATATCCCCTCAAACATAGACCCTTGGTCTATTATAGGGGATGAGGACTCATCCCTTACAGTGTCCACTGACCGCTCATCATGTTTTGAGCTCAATAAGGTTGCACTCCGAATGGAGGTACTATGTGACACAACAGGTACCAATAAATGTCCTGCTGGGGGCGTTGGTATTTATAACCCGGGCTTCTGGGGCATG aatattgtgaaaggaaagaaatacAAAGTGGTTCTGTATGTTCGTTCGTCAGGAGCAATTGATCTATTCGTGTCATTGACGAGCTCAAATGGCTTGGAGACACTGGCAACTTGTGAAATATT AGCTTCTGCTTCTCAAGTCTCAAACTGGACAAAGATGGAGGTCCTGCTGGAAGCCAACGCCACAAACCCTAATTCAAGACTTCAATTGACTACAACCAGAAAAGGAGTTATTTGGTTTGACCAAGTGTCAGCTATGCCAGTGGATACATATAAG GGACATCGTTTCCGAAGTGAGCTTGCTGAAATGTTGGCAGATCTAAAACCAAAATTTATCAGATTTCCAG GTGGCTCCTTTGTTGTAGGTGATTGGTTAAGAAATGCATTTCGTTGGAAAGCAACCATTGGACCCTGGGAGGAGAGACCAGGGCACTTTGGTGATGTTTGGATGTACTGGACGGATGATGGCCTTGGTTACTTTGAGTTTCTCCAA CTAACCGAGGACCTAGGCGCATTGCCAGTATGGGTGTTCAATATTG GTATCAGTCGTAATGATCAAGTTAGTACTTCCAATGTCAAGCCTTTTGTGCAA GAAGCCCTCGATAGTATTGAGTTTGCTAGAGGCGGTCCTAATTCTACATGGGGTTCTATGCGAGCTGCAATGGGACATACAGAACCTTTTGACTTGAGACATATAGCTCTTGGGAATGAGGATTGCTGGAAAACGAATTATCGAG GAAATTACCTCAAGTTCCATAATGCCATAAAGAAGGCTTATCCAGACATCAAAATTATCACAAATTGTGACAGGTTTTCTCAAAAGTTGGATCACCCTGCAGATTTGTATGATTATCAT GTTTATCCATTATCTGCCAAGGACATGTTTTCGATGGCTCATTGGTTTGATCTTACATCACGTGACGGTCCAAAG GCTTTTATAAGTGAGTATGCTGTAACTGGGAAAGATGCTGGCAAAGGAACTTTTTTAGCAGCACTGGCTGAGGCTGCATTCCTTATTGGGATTGAACAGAACAG GAAAGTGGGAATCCAAAAGGCTCACCGGCACAACCAGATAGGAGTGTTGGGTGAAGAACCATTATTCTAG